From a region of the Labilithrix sp. genome:
- a CDS encoding MFS transporter, which translates to MSRATVALVLVVFFVVSIFTNTLGALLPDIIGTFALSLTAAGLLPFAFFAAYGVASIPAGLLTERTSEKQVMVGAFALALVSSLAFALVPRYPVAIASLFVTGVAMAAVQVAAQPLLRVAGGEARFAFFSTLGQLAFGAASFVSPRIYTALTLRSLPWTSLYWLFAALAAVLVVVLSVAKLPRVERKDDERAGSLDAHRALLRGGAARWFASIFLYVGIEQGISSWLSQFLATYHGVDPRTGGANAVSWFWGLMTLGCVSGLVVLKVFDSRKVLVVHAVLAIVLFAIGLFGPTPIAILALPAVGLVASVMWPIIFALALNSVRSHQGTLSGILCTAIVGGAVVPLVIGRVGDRLGLRAGMTLLFLNLGWILAIGFWAKPVVKER; encoded by the coding sequence ATGAGCCGGGCCACCGTCGCGCTCGTGCTGGTGGTGTTCTTCGTCGTCTCGATCTTCACGAACACCCTCGGCGCGCTCTTGCCCGACATCATCGGGACGTTCGCGCTCTCGCTCACCGCCGCGGGGCTCCTCCCGTTCGCGTTCTTCGCGGCGTACGGCGTCGCGTCGATCCCGGCGGGGCTCCTCACCGAGCGCACCTCGGAGAAGCAGGTGATGGTCGGCGCCTTCGCGCTCGCGCTCGTGTCGTCGCTCGCGTTCGCGCTCGTCCCGCGTTACCCCGTCGCGATCGCGTCGCTCTTCGTCACCGGCGTCGCGATGGCGGCGGTGCAGGTCGCGGCGCAGCCGTTGCTCCGCGTCGCGGGCGGCGAGGCGCGCTTCGCGTTCTTCTCGACGCTCGGGCAGCTCGCGTTCGGCGCGGCGTCCTTCGTGAGCCCCCGCATCTACACCGCCCTCACCCTCCGGAGCCTCCCGTGGACGAGCCTCTACTGGCTCTTCGCCGCCCTCGCGGCGGTGCTCGTCGTCGTGCTCTCCGTCGCGAAGCTCCCGCGCGTGGAGCGCAAGGACGACGAGCGCGCCGGCTCCCTCGACGCGCACCGCGCGCTCCTCCGCGGCGGCGCCGCGCGCTGGTTCGCGAGCATCTTCCTCTACGTCGGGATCGAGCAAGGGATCTCGAGCTGGCTCTCGCAGTTCCTCGCGACGTACCACGGCGTCGATCCGCGCACCGGCGGCGCGAACGCGGTCTCGTGGTTCTGGGGGCTGATGACGCTCGGCTGTGTCAGCGGGCTCGTCGTCCTCAAGGTCTTCGACTCACGGAAGGTCCTCGTCGTGCACGCCGTCCTCGCGATCGTGCTCTTCGCGATCGGGCTCTTCGGACCGACCCCGATCGCGATCCTCGCGCTCCCCGCGGTCGGGCTCGTCGCGTCGGTCATGTGGCCGATCATCTTCGCGCTCGCGCTCAACTCGGTGCGCTCGCATCAAGGCACGCTCTCCGGGATCCTCTGCACCGCCATCGTCGGCGGCGCGGTGGTGCCGCTCGTCATCGGCCGCGTCGGCGATCGCCTCGGCCTCCGCGCGGGCATGACGCTCCTCTTCCTGAACCTCGGCTGGATCCTCGCGATCGGCTTCTGGGCGAAGCCGGTCGTGAAGGAGCGCTGA
- a CDS encoding protein kinase, whose amino-acid sequence MAARYEALLKLASGGMASVWIGTARGALGFRQLVAIKKPHPHLLESPGFRDELIAEARLASMIRHANVVDVRDVEVDGDSLSLVMDFIEGGSLGELLVAASRRTAGDPRIPARVAVRILRDACAGLHAAHELVDERSRPVGLVHRDISPQNILVGEDGIARVTDFGVAKFAKKNAMQSTSDGSLKGKLAYMAPEYLRGEPIDRRFDIFAVGVVLWEALTGKRCFRADNEAETMRRILDVATPRVSTLDPRLAPLDDVLACALEKSAAARFQNAAAMGAALETAASEAGLLGTHTEVATTLKELIGPKIEERRAQVRTKLAHEPSLASLGAGAAVMSPLAPAPLPPAVAAPSADLAASAEPVASVTMTAGIPRTAMPPTAGAPPTAGAPPTAGAPPTAGAPPTAGAPPTAGVPATVTASLLATVAAATVPDAAPVGMPSVGMPTGPNQSGAPPAFGATQRSADAAPTLAAPTLLATPTVAAAPTLVATPTLAAAPTLVAAPTLVRAAREAAPTLVAAPTLAAAPTLAAAMAATHRSADPGGAGMQTPPASGPRPHGAVGMPTPPGSDPLLHATVGMPTPPGSDPLLHGAVGMPTSPASGPLLHGGGVPVPPGETRGAGEGFSHAAVGMPTPPGEAWAAGDGVSRHAVGMPTLGADDVVPAPPTRSFVPLVIGGAVVVAIALVVGVLASRSDSDRAAAPGSSAGAPSGGAAPIEAASASATPPSTESTGSTTAEPPSAPASALAKPTPAPRPSPRPTPARPTAPAQPAPALPAPAQPAPAQPSPAPAQPAPATSAKPKRPPANPYE is encoded by the coding sequence ATGGCCGCTCGGTACGAGGCGCTGCTCAAGCTCGCGTCCGGAGGCATGGCGTCGGTCTGGATCGGCACCGCGCGCGGTGCGCTGGGTTTCCGGCAGCTCGTCGCGATCAAGAAGCCGCATCCCCATCTCCTCGAGAGCCCTGGTTTCCGCGACGAGCTCATCGCGGAGGCGCGGCTCGCGTCGATGATCCGGCACGCGAACGTCGTCGACGTACGCGACGTCGAGGTTGACGGCGACTCGCTCAGCCTCGTGATGGACTTCATCGAAGGCGGGTCTCTCGGTGAGCTCCTCGTCGCCGCGAGCCGCCGGACGGCGGGCGATCCGCGGATCCCCGCGCGCGTCGCGGTCCGCATCCTGCGCGACGCGTGCGCCGGGCTCCACGCCGCGCACGAGCTCGTGGATGAGCGCTCGCGTCCGGTCGGTCTCGTGCATCGAGACATCTCCCCGCAGAACATTCTCGTCGGCGAGGACGGCATCGCGCGCGTCACCGACTTCGGCGTCGCGAAGTTCGCGAAGAAGAACGCGATGCAATCGACGAGCGACGGCAGCCTCAAGGGCAAGCTCGCGTACATGGCGCCGGAGTACCTGCGCGGCGAGCCGATCGATCGACGCTTCGACATCTTCGCCGTCGGCGTCGTGCTCTGGGAGGCGCTGACGGGAAAGCGCTGCTTCCGCGCCGACAACGAGGCGGAGACGATGCGACGCATCCTCGACGTCGCGACGCCGCGCGTCTCGACGCTCGACCCACGCCTCGCCCCGCTCGACGACGTGCTCGCGTGCGCGCTCGAGAAGTCCGCCGCCGCGCGCTTCCAGAACGCGGCCGCGATGGGCGCGGCGCTCGAGACGGCGGCGAGCGAAGCGGGCCTGCTGGGGACCCACACCGAGGTCGCGACGACGCTGAAGGAGCTCATCGGCCCAAAGATCGAGGAGCGCCGCGCACAGGTCCGCACGAAGCTCGCCCACGAGCCCTCGCTCGCAAGCCTCGGCGCTGGCGCCGCCGTGATGTCCCCCCTCGCCCCCGCGCCGCTACCACCAGCCGTCGCAGCCCCCTCCGCAGATCTCGCCGCGTCCGCAGAGCCCGTCGCATCCGTAACGATGACCGCCGGCATCCCCCGCACCGCGATGCCACCGACCGCAGGCGCGCCACCGACCGCAGGCGCGCCACCGACCGCAGGCGCGCCACCGACCGCAGGCGCGCCACCGACCGCAGGCGCGCCACCGACCGCGGGAGTGCCTGCGACGGTCACGGCTTCGCTCCTCGCGACCGTGGCGGCGGCGACCGTTCCTGACGCCGCGCCTGTCGGCATGCCGTCGGTCGGCATGCCAACGGGGCCGAACCAAAGCGGTGCGCCGCCCGCGTTCGGCGCGACGCAGCGCTCCGCCGACGCCGCACCGACGCTCGCCGCGCCGACGCTCCTTGCCACGCCAACGGTCGCAGCCGCGCCAACGCTCGTAGCCACGCCAACGCTTGCAGCCGCGCCAACGCTCGTTGCTGCGCCGACGCTTGTCAGGGCCGCGCGCGAAGCCGCGCCGACGCTCGTTGCTGCGCCGACGCTTGCAGCCGCGCCGACGCTTGCCGCAGCTATGGCGGCGACGCACCGCTCGGCCGACCCAGGCGGCGCCGGCATGCAGACACCACCTGCGTCCGGTCCTCGACCCCACGGCGCCGTCGGCATGCCGACACCGCCTGGGTCCGATCCCCTGCTCCATGCCACAGTCGGCATGCCGACACCGCCCGGATCCGACCCTCTGCTCCATGGCGCCGTTGGCATGCCGACATCGCCTGCGTCTGGTCCGCTGCTCCATGGCGGCGGTGTGCCGGTACCGCCGGGCGAGACGCGCGGCGCCGGAGAGGGGTTCTCGCACGCTGCCGTCGGCATGCCGACGCCGCCGGGCGAAGCTTGGGCGGCCGGAGATGGGGTATCGCGCCATGCCGTCGGCATGCCGACGCTGGGGGCCGACGACGTCGTACCCGCGCCGCCGACGCGATCCTTCGTGCCGCTCGTGATTGGCGGGGCGGTCGTTGTCGCGATCGCGCTCGTCGTCGGCGTGCTCGCGAGTCGGTCCGATTCCGATCGCGCCGCCGCGCCCGGGAGCAGCGCGGGCGCGCCGAGCGGCGGCGCCGCCCCGATCGAAGCTGCATCCGCGAGCGCCACGCCACCCTCGACCGAGAGCACCGGATCGACGACGGCGGAGCCTCCGTCCGCACCGGCGAGCGCGCTCGCGAAGCCCACGCCCGCGCCACGTCCGAGCCCGCGCCCAACTCCCGCACGTCCAACCGCACCCGCGCAACCCGCGCCCGCGCTACCCGCACCCGCACAACCCGCACCCGCACAACCTTCACCTGCGCCGGCGCAACCCGCACCCGCGACGAGCGCGAAGCCGAAGCGGCCGCCTGCGAATCCGTACGAGTGA
- a CDS encoding SIS domain-containing protein yields the protein MLRQPAAVEATLAALAVDDALRGVAERFRAGAFRRVVLTGMGSSLAALHPLAIRLVSHGAIVIDASELIHAHARLIDEGTLVVAVSQSGRSAEIVRLVDGTLRPGALVGVTNTAGSPLATAATATLLTHAGEEATVSCKTYVAGLAALVLLGDLLSGSPFATALAAAPAAMKTYLDRWEEHVAELIALTAGIRDVFVAGRGASVAAAYTAGLILKESTRLHAEGMTSAALRHGPLEMAAAHVLALVYEGDAAVAPLNAALVADLVRAGARAFLVGAAATHACFRLPIVDPAARPLLEILPAQMLSLALAAHAGIEAGRFVHATKVTATE from the coding sequence TTGCTGCGGCAGCCTGCGGCGGTCGAGGCGACGCTTGCTGCGCTCGCGGTCGATGATGCGCTTCGCGGCGTCGCGGAGCGGTTTCGCGCGGGCGCGTTTCGGCGTGTCGTCCTCACCGGCATGGGCTCGTCGCTCGCGGCGTTGCATCCGCTCGCGATCCGCCTTGTGTCGCACGGCGCGATCGTCATCGACGCGTCCGAGCTGATCCACGCGCACGCGAGGCTCATCGACGAAGGCACCCTCGTCGTCGCGGTCTCGCAGTCGGGGCGGAGCGCGGAGATCGTGCGGCTCGTCGACGGCACGCTCCGCCCCGGCGCGCTCGTCGGCGTCACGAACACGGCGGGCTCGCCGCTCGCGACGGCCGCGACGGCGACGCTCCTCACGCACGCCGGCGAAGAAGCGACCGTGTCGTGCAAGACCTACGTCGCAGGGCTCGCCGCGCTCGTGCTCCTCGGCGACCTCCTCTCCGGCTCGCCGTTCGCCACCGCGCTCGCCGCCGCGCCTGCGGCGATGAAGACGTACCTCGATCGCTGGGAGGAGCACGTCGCGGAGCTGATCGCGCTGACCGCGGGTATTCGCGACGTCTTCGTCGCCGGTCGCGGCGCCTCGGTCGCGGCGGCGTACACGGCGGGCCTCATCCTCAAGGAGTCGACGCGTCTCCACGCGGAGGGCATGACGAGCGCCGCGCTCCGGCACGGGCCGCTCGAGATGGCGGCCGCGCACGTGCTCGCGCTCGTCTACGAAGGGGACGCCGCCGTCGCGCCGCTGAACGCCGCGCTCGTCGCCGATCTCGTGCGCGCCGGCGCGCGCGCGTTCCTCGTCGGAGCGGCCGCGACCCACGCGTGCTTCCGGCTCCCGATCGTCGACCCCGCCGCGCGGCCCCTCCTCGAGATCCTCCCCGCGCAGATGCTCTCCCTCGCGCTCGCCGCGCACGCGGGGATCGAGGCCGGGCGTTTCGTCCACGCGACGAAGGTGACCGCGACGGAATGA
- a CDS encoding ROK family protein produces the protein MLGVLDIGGTKIAAALVDEGRLVQRREEPTRPAEGFERAMVRTRAMFGDATLSGIGVGSTGPIDRDTGVYGKVDVLPGWEGRDLRRTFDGVPMVIENDADAAALGEAAIGAGRGVARFVYVTISTGIGGGIVLDGELYRGAGGTHPEIGHHMIEASGPACACGARGCWEALASGPAFAAHARARAPEAVRAGLTAETVCRHANETWAREAIEREAFYLGVGLANVIAMYAPDVIALGGGVMKSEPLFRDRMRETIARSATLVPAATTRIVAAELGADAVLHGAAHAFTLARGRPS, from the coding sequence GTGCTCGGCGTCCTCGACATCGGCGGCACGAAGATCGCCGCCGCGCTCGTCGACGAGGGCCGTCTCGTGCAGCGACGCGAGGAGCCGACCCGGCCGGCCGAGGGCTTCGAGCGCGCGATGGTCCGCACCCGCGCGATGTTCGGGGATGCGACGTTGAGCGGCATCGGCGTCGGCAGCACCGGGCCGATCGATCGAGACACTGGCGTCTACGGCAAGGTCGACGTGCTCCCCGGCTGGGAGGGCAGAGACCTCCGGCGTACCTTCGACGGCGTGCCGATGGTGATCGAGAACGACGCCGACGCCGCCGCGCTGGGCGAAGCCGCGATCGGCGCCGGCCGCGGCGTCGCGCGCTTCGTCTACGTCACGATCAGCACCGGCATCGGCGGCGGCATCGTGCTCGACGGCGAGCTCTACCGCGGCGCCGGCGGGACGCATCCCGAGATCGGCCACCACATGATCGAGGCCTCGGGGCCGGCGTGCGCGTGCGGAGCGCGCGGATGCTGGGAGGCGCTCGCGAGCGGCCCCGCCTTCGCCGCCCATGCGCGAGCGCGCGCGCCCGAGGCCGTCCGCGCCGGCCTCACCGCCGAGACCGTGTGCCGGCACGCGAACGAAACGTGGGCGCGCGAGGCGATCGAGCGCGAGGCCTTCTACCTCGGCGTCGGCCTCGCGAACGTCATCGCGATGTATGCCCCCGACGTCATCGCGCTCGGCGGCGGCGTGATGAAGAGCGAGCCGCTCTTTCGCGATCGCATGCGCGAGACCATCGCGCGCTCCGCCACCCTCGTCCCCGCCGCCACCACCCGCATCGTCGCCGCCGAGCTCGGCGCCGACGCCGTCCTCCACGGCGCCGCTCACGCATTCACGCTCGCACGAGGTCGCCCGTCATGA